taatctatccaAATGTTTCCATGCAGTACATTGCCTgacaactaataattattattataatagcttcaaAACCCATGGTAACCATGGCAACAAAAAGACACAGGCAGACAGACAgacatacattcatttttatatattatatagatttaccatttttaatttaatcactttaaatagaaaatatatttttaataaaaaaatccattttaCCATTGTTGGAACTTTTCTGTTAGGCATACTTGTTTGACATACTCAAAATGATGGTAAAGACAGAATTTGGCAGTcaaacttagttttaaagttatagctaatttaaatttatagtattttcatagaCATACACCTTTCATCACCTGCTcgtacaattaaaatcaaaaacatcccttgACTTGTTACGTATATCTTTGAGTGGGTCTTGGACTTAAATAGCTATAACTTCAAAACTTAATTTGACTGCCATATTTTGACTTCCTCGTCGTTTTCAGCATAATTAACCAtacgttaaaacaaaaacaaaaaaatattgcaaaaaaaagatgtctagtaaaaataaaatataccaaaatcTTAAGCatctagtattatttttttactgagtattcagatatgtatttttaagattgaacatttataatacaatatatcaatctattataatgttgtgcattaatctattttatgataaaatacttGTATATTGCAAAATCATGCACTCATCAGGTAGACtcttaaagtaaaaatataggtTAGATAAATTACCTTGAGCATAAAGTccatttttacattattgaCCATCATTTGTTCAGTAGATTATTACAAggtttctaataattattgaaaatgtagaaaaaatcaGAAAGTCTGAAATATTCTATTAGGAGGTtacctataatacttatatgtaatatgtatatcatggaaaaaattacagttGTAATTCCTATGTTTTGAAagtgcttaaaataataatcaattacaaactaatttataacgatgacttattatataggtatacccatagtgatttattttaaaattgttttatcaacattatggtaatttaattgttttcattagaAATAATCATGTTCAATAATCTTTTTATTGAgctaaaattatttctaatgaaatcattttattaacattatggtaatttaattgtttttattagaaataatcatgttcaataatattattattgagcaaaaattattttatttctaaattaaatatattttcaaaattttcattcAACCTTAAGAAAAatgcatatgtttttttttaatgagttggTAAAATACAATTCTTACCaatcctataaaatattagtacatTTAAATACAGTATATCCGGGTCTGTTGCAATCTACAGTTTGGAATCTCTTACTgtaaactttttatatcaagaatttagttaaaaatccTGAGAAATTATctgaaagtatataatatataacttttagtatttatgtattagataatatataatatgacgtgtttgTGTATGCCTATGATATGAATTATAAAggcagttaatattaataataatgtaacaaaattGTCATGatactaaatctattttaaaatatacttatatagttatatatgtaaacacttttattattgaatacttaacttgaaattaaattttctcaTACAGATTTAATggcatagtaaaaatattatagatatttttttgaattattgtaaCCAAATAACTCATATATTTTTGGGTTAGCATAAATTTagttgatacataatataatacacttattaatctatttaatcaaaacattttagGGACTTAATAAAGATGACTGTATGATGAAGTTAGATAACAATGCAGCAGATATTTTGAGTTTAGATGCTGGAGAAGTATTTGTTGGTGGCCGATATAATGGTTTGATACCATTAATGCAACAAATATTtgaaggtataaataaataaatattaaatacaatttacacttATTACAATGTTTAGACATAtcttatttacaaatttaaatattgttttataattttttttcagatggCTCTACTGAGTATTACTCTGTTGCTTTAATAAAAAAGAACACCTTAAAGAATGTGTATAACCTTGGGGATTTGAAGGGTAAAAAGGCTTGTTTTGCTGGGGTCGGTACTCAAGCTGGATGGAATGTACCAATAAATACTGTAAGATTAACCATCATTCAAAATTGATTAATctgttttctaataatatttgagtttttGTTTTCAGCTTATTTCTAAAGGCTATATGAAAATTGTAGACTGTAATAATCATGTGAAAACAACTATAGAATTCTTTGGTAATAGTTGCGCTGTAAATTCATTACTTGCCATGTACAACCCAATgggtaattcatttttatatttaatactgttactaattataatttaatatttaatactgttactaattataatttaatatataatatatgtatgtactatatatGCGTGTAAATGATATATGCTATAAACCATAATTTAGTAACTGAGAAATATGATGTGTTTATTTATGAAGGggttaagttaaatttaataccatgataaaatgtttagtaaataacATACTGAATATATTCAGCACATTTATTCCTCTTCCTTATTCTCAGACATAAAAAGTacttatttatcaacatttttttaggtGATAATTCTGCCCGTTTATGTATTCTCTGCGCTAGCAAAGTTTCTGGCCAAAAATGTACATCAAACGATCCATATGCTGGTGACGAAGGAGCGTTCAGATGTTTAATTGAGACGGGTGATATCACATTTTTACGACATACAACTGTATTGGAAATGTTAAAGGATCCATCATTATTCagtaagatataaaatataaccaatcattctatatattatatttatacagtgtGATCACGATAAGTGGAAACACTCAATAACTATGTGCAGgctttatatatttcaattctgCTTTTTCGGCtaactaataaacattattatacacattttcaaataattagacTATTTTTTTGACAGTTAACTTTGCGCATGCgcacaataactttttttttttaaatggcatgATCCATTTTTgaccacaaattattttttttggtattttttaatgaattttagtgGTTGAATTTCTTTTCTAAGTCAAAAAATGACCGAGTTATAGCAATTTGATTTTACGTTATTTGCAcgggtataacaaattataaaatacgtagTCCTAAAATACGAAAATccttatgttttaaattacattctTTGGACAGATGAATCTAAGTTTACAAATAATGGAGTTTTAAATAAACAGAATCATCGCTATTGGGATGACCAAAATCCTCATTGGACATTTGAGACCAACAATCAAACTGTATGGGGAACGAATGTATGGTGTGGTTTAATAAATGGTAAACTATTAGGGCCATACTTCTACGATGGCACTCTTAATGAAAGACGATATAACAATTTCTTACTAAATGagctacctaatattatgttagatgACCTTCCACTAGACATaagaacaaatttaatattccaaCAAGACGGAGCTCCAGCTCACAAAGCAAATATTGTTCGCAATTACCTCAATCAATATTTGCCAAATCGGTGGATAGGGACTTATGGAGCAGTTTAGTGGCCACCAAGGTCACCAGATCTTACACCACTAGATTACTTTCCTATGGGGTCATTTGAAAACAGTAGTGTATGCCAATCCACCTACGTGTCTTCTtgaattgaaaaacaaaatagttgctGCATGTAATCAAATTACAGAGGCACAAATTATTTCTGCTATTAACAGAGAATTTTTAATTCGTGTTGAATGTTATTTACAGCACCATGGTGCACAGTTTGAACAATTTGttagataaataaaacttgtatgaataaaaaaattaatatttgtaattttatttttattattcacgtatttattattatcaactacgtattttataatctgttataCCCGTGCAAATAACGTAAAATCAAATTGCTATAACTCGGTAATTTTTTGACTTAGAAAAGAAATTCAACcactaaaattcattaaaaaataccaaaaaaaataatttgtggtcAAAAATGGATcatgccatttaaaaaaaaaagttattgtgcGCATGCGAAAAGTTAACTGTCAAAAAAATAgtctaattatttgaaaatgtgtataataatgtttattagttaGCCGAAAAAGCAGAATTGAAATATATGAAGCCTGCACATAGTTATTGAGTGTTTCCGCTTATCGTGATCACACTGTATATGATTGAAGTTTTTAAACAGATTGTTTTTCTTCTTTATGAaatatctgaaatatttttaccaattaaaactttacaaaataaatttataaattatatttttttttttctaggagCCTTAAGGTGTTTGGTCGAAGGTGGTGGAAATGTAGCTTTTGTCAAACATACCACAGTGTATGAGAATGTAGGTGGAAGACGCAAACAGTTGTGGGCAAGAAATACTTTAACTAATGATTTTGAACTTCTGTGTCCTGATGGTAAGTTTCTGTGTACTAAAACTGTACTAGATTGTAGGTTTTTGTTCTGCgtgttatttataatgtttttaatttaaaaaaaattctaatttcaattatttaccaTTGCTTAGAAGGAATTTATAATGAGTGTTTGGAtatgaaaattgttttgaatcATTTGTATTCTgaggttatgttttttttttttttaaatttgagtcAATTCAAATGTTTCTTTTGAACTGTAGaataaattcatacaaattaaaatcccagagaaaaaaatgtataagaaatcaagatttttttttattaaatgtaaattgaataCATCAATATTCAATTACATTAACCTACTCTATGACGAGGTAACTATATACCTGCTATACAGTTTCTATCTAGCAACTACAGATAAAATTTGTAGAACTATGTAAGTAAATACCCAAAactcaataatacaaataaagtaaTTGTACTTTgctttaaatatcaaaattttcatCATTAAAGGGGgttataaaaatgcaatttatttaaatacatattgtttatCCATTCAAATGGGTATTtctgtattcaaaaatatgtattgctaCACATGGTAGTTGGGATGCTAATTTTTTCTGACTACCATATTTTAttcgatttcaatttaaaattttttataaatgtatcataataaaatatttcagctTACAACAGGGTTGTCGGCAATTACTTTTTAAGGGGTTcagatgatttgaaaaaaaatgctgATGTCCAAAAagcttgttttttaaattttttttagaaaattattccGGGTCtactcagaaaaaaataataataaaaaaaattagcactgaagtaaaatatatttgacggTTCGCATTTAATTCCAAGTGCCGGCTAAAAGCATgacttttattttaactttcaaacatgcattttaagtatgtattttcttaattttatatacaaaatgcCTTAACGGTTTAAaccttgaataataatatttaatataaccagTAGCTGATTTTAAAAaacctatattaggtataaaaatagttcaaatattatatagttataataattataatttaattttaatattttaaatatttcagctTACAACAGGGTTGTCGGCAATTACTTTTTAAGGGGTTcagatgatttgaaaaaaaatgctgATGTCCAAAAagcttgttttttaaattttttttagaaaactattCCGGGTCtactcagaaaaaaataataataaaaaaaaattagcactgaagtaaaatatatttgacggTTCGCATTTAATTCCAAGTGCCGGCTAAAAGCATgacttttattttaactttcaaacatgcattttaagtatgtattttcttaattttatatacaaaatgcCTTAAGGGTTTAAaccttgaataataatatttaatataaccagTAGCTGATTTTAAAAaacctatattaggtataaaaatagttcaaatattatatagttataataattataatttaattttaatacctacttttGCTATCTTTAATAATAGCACAAACAGGCATTTTATTAAACtacattaatttacaataattttaatagatttataatattatagtaaaatgttggtattttaaaatgtatttttatgcaattctactcttaaatatatttaatatcaaaattaagttgtcatattttatattcatcttaggcataaataataataacaaatagtaaataacatttgtgttgtattttatttataattagagagattaaacatttttgacagTCACATATATCTCAtcattgtattatgatttattgctatattaattattctaaaaaaactaatcgaatgtgtattataaatgcTTTATTATGGTCTTGAACTATTATAAAACTGTAGTTAAaagttcaatatttattgaatactcACATTTTCTGCTTAGagatttaatgtaggtacttaaaaggAACATGACTTAATAAActtcaattatttaaacaaaagagatctttttctattt
This genomic window from Metopolophium dirhodum isolate CAU chromosome 1, ASM1992520v1, whole genome shotgun sequence contains:
- the LOC132936245 gene encoding transferrin 2-like, whose product is MFPPQKHTMKTSNNFLTFLAVCLVLANIAFVHGDISDLLDDKIKCITWCTLNVQEQSKCLNLSAAVNRDRQRFNPRDFMDLICKPGLNKDDCMMKLDNNAADILSLDAGEVFVGGRYNGLIPLMQQIFEDGSTEYYSVALIKKNTLKNVYNLGDLKGKKACFAGVGTQAGWNVPINTLISKGYMKIVDCNNHVKTTIEFFGNSCAVNSLLAMYNPMGDNSARLCILCASKVSGQKCTSNDPYAGDEGAFRCLIETGDITFLRHTTVLEMLKDPSLFRALRCLVEGGGNVAFVKHTTVYENVGGRRKQLWARNTLTNDFELLCPDGKSSIHDYKRCSLGKVKANAVITRGGEAYNHTEVMLFINLLMAAQQWYGMKTTIDKFTFSMFKSPEPYSDLIFQDATQQLASIDSSLRHYSEWLGENFMLERRLVDCHAPGSNL